The genomic interval GCGCTTCGGGCTCCAGTGCGTGGTCTACATGGGCGTCGAGGACGCGCGGCGCCAGCACCTGAACGTCCAGCGCATGAAGCTGCTCGGCGCCGAGGTGCGGCCCGTCGACGCCGGCAGCAGGACGCTGAAGGACGCGATCAACGAGGCGCTGCGCGACTGGGTGACCAACGTGCGTGATACCCACTACGTGCTCGGCTCGGTGCTCGGTCCTCATCCGTTTCCGGTGATGGTGCGCGACTTCCATCGCGTCATCGGGATCGAGGCGCGCGAGCAATTCGCGTCACAGGTGGGAGGACTTCCCGACCTGCTGGTGGCGTGCGTTGGCGGAGGCAGCAACGCGATCGGCCTGTTCCACGCGTTCCTCGACGAGGCGTCGGTGCGGAAGGTCGGCGTCGAGGCCGGAGGCGAAGGCCTGGCGAGCGGGCGTCACGCGGCGCGCGTCCCGGAGAAGAGCGTCGGCATCCTGCACGGCACCCGCACCCTGGTGCTGCAGGACGAGCGCGGCATGATCCGCGCAACTCATTCGGTGTCGGCCGGCCTCGACTACCCTGCGCTCGGCCCGGAGCACGCGTGGCTCGCGGAGCAGGGGCTCGCGGAATACGGCTGGGCCACCGATGCCGAGGCGCTCGACGCCTTCGAATCGCTGGCGAAGCAGGAGGGCATTCTGCCGGCGCTCGAGTCGGCGCACGCGCTCGCCTGGGTGCTGCGGGAGGGACCGAAGCTGGGCCCCAAGGTCCGGGTGATCGTCAATCTCTCCGGCCGCGGGGACAAAGATGTGGAGGAAGTCCTGCGGGTCAGGGGTAGAATTCCCTGACATGGCTCCCCACGCCCGATTCCGCCTGTGGGCAACCGTCCTCGCCGCTCTCGCCATCCTGAGCGTGTCCGGCTGCTCGTCGTCGCCCGAGAAGCGCTACGCGACGGCCCCCTTCGGTCCGTCCGCCCCGTTCGACACCGTCATCATCGTCCCGGCCCCGATGAGTCCCG from Candidatus Eisenbacteria bacterium carries:
- the trpB gene encoding tryptophan synthase subunit beta, encoding MSPSERGPDASGHFGPYGGRFVPETLIHALDELAAEYARARADARFGEELERTLREFAGRPTPLVSAERFSDAAGCCVYLKREDLLHTGAHKINNTIGQCLLARRMGKPRVIAETGAGQHGVATAAAAARFGLQCVVYMGVEDARRQHLNVQRMKLLGAEVRPVDAGSRTLKDAINEALRDWVTNVRDTHYVLGSVLGPHPFPVMVRDFHRVIGIEAREQFASQVGGLPDLLVACVGGGSNAIGLFHAFLDEASVRKVGVEAGGEGLASGRHAARVPEKSVGILHGTRTLVLQDERGMIRATHSVSAGLDYPALGPEHAWLAEQGLAEYGWATDAEALDAFESLAKQEGILPALESAHALAWVLREGPKLGPKVRVIVNLSGRGDKDVEEVLRVRGRIP